The following proteins are co-located in the Desulfoscipio sp. XC116 genome:
- a CDS encoding helix-turn-helix transcriptional regulator — protein sequence MKFVVVHEYSLLSPKGTIRFRVRSRSPNLFIFSHITGIYPGISPTEVGKAVSVSRQMISYIVNCRSNPSGKLQRRLEQFFGIPASELLTESERQQ from the coding sequence TTGAAATTTGTCGTTGTCCATGAGTATTCGCTCCTTTCACCTAAAGGTACAATACGTTTCCGGGTACGTTCCCGGAGCCCGAATTTGTTCATTTTTTCGCACATCACCGGTATATATCCAGGGATCTCACCAACAGAAGTGGGTAAGGCAGTTAGTGTGTCAAGACAAATGATTAGTTATATCGTAAACTGTCGCTCTAATCCTTCAGGGAAATTACAGCGCAGGTTGGAGCAATTCTTCGGCATCCCGGCCAGTGAATTACTTACTGAATCCGAGCGGCAACAGTAA
- a CDS encoding MotA/TolQ/ExbB proton channel family protein, protein MNFSLSDILHLIGQGLLVPCLIVLLSLIVISVWQLGDLLMELFTERRKARMDVLAMIKDIHKGGPAHLREIIENSGLIRRQKEALYLLIESSPMPRTFLIAMAQRLLATEEDKYERTTALTDLAAKLGPMFGLLGTLIPLGPGIVALGEGDTATLSASLSVAFDTAIAGVSSAAVSYVISNIRKRWYDDYLTNFELVMECVLEEVAPDDQK, encoded by the coding sequence ATGAACTTTTCGTTAAGCGACATTCTGCACTTGATCGGCCAGGGACTCTTGGTGCCCTGCCTGATTGTGCTGCTTTCACTTATAGTAATTTCCGTATGGCAGCTGGGCGACCTGCTGATGGAACTGTTTACCGAAAGACGCAAGGCAAGAATGGATGTCCTTGCCATGATCAAGGACATTCATAAAGGTGGTCCGGCGCATCTGCGAGAGATTATAGAAAACAGCGGACTTATTCGCCGGCAAAAAGAAGCCCTGTACCTGCTGATAGAGTCAAGCCCGATGCCCCGGACATTTTTAATTGCCATGGCGCAGAGGCTCCTGGCGACAGAGGAGGACAAGTACGAAAGGACAACGGCACTCACGGACCTGGCGGCCAAGCTGGGACCCATGTTCGGTCTGCTTGGCACTTTGATCCCGCTGGGACCCGGCATCGTAGCCCTGGGCGAAGGCGACACGGCCACTTTGTCGGCATCCCTCTCCGTGGCATTTGATACCGCCATTGCAGGGGTCAGCTCCGCCGCCGTCAGTTATGTCATTTCAAACATCCGCAAGCGCTGGTACGATGATTACCTGACCAATTTTGAATTGGTTATGGAGTGCGTCCTGGAGGAGGTGGCGCCGGATGATCAGAAATAG
- a CDS encoding InlB B-repeat-containing protein, with the protein MKRRRLKFILSIILCINLLLPQIIMPVYAHGFAVGGSVNGSVYGDGGDTVGGDVYGDEGGDSVGDSVYGGGLAGIEGLSTATAVYGAWYLNNPGNAAFTIATAGELRYLAELVNGTAVDGAGKKLDPVNFSGKTITLDPDGATIDVSGEAWTPIGIKDTINFRGNFDGNNKTISGLTIGSADAPAGDNQGLFGCAYAQIKNLTVAGTVYGGSYVGGIAGYVGGGNLTGCVNNAAVTGTDNVGGIVGQTGGNIEKSSNSGTIEGQANVGGIVGKKTGNSVLNCSNFGPVEGASAAGSIIGQAEANAKLQYCFSYVSGDATPLCGGGAAITNSYFLAAENSAYGRTAEAFQYGEVACLLDGGTEEHRNIWTQGADYPVLSDDGKDSYYRLLLGQPAAPYDQGTVTFADLPADSDYKLFDGPDGQKYTYVPDGTSLELNVRRAAGYDEYQLIFTPAGAVTEKDGKYEVKINGGNINLEYKFSQPAASSVDWYVGQTGPYTIETEADLLGLAQLVNGTATDGSGNPLRDDFAGETVNLQGNITVTGSWTPIGDYSAGSANQFKGTFDGQNNTIDYELGSALNPVSQDYQGLFGRTSGAAIKNLTVNGQVCGSGRYIGGIVGYAYGTSSANGTFDNCTNSGNLFGVDSSTYIGGIAGYIRYSTVTNAVNTGTVRGAGNNTGGIAGYLFSGTSVTAATNAGSVAGSSNVGGIAGYSSSSATVTGNSNSNEGTVTGTGDDVGGIVGNAGGAVNDSVNKGTVEGAGDDVGGIAGIAGSASGAGSGNENKGSVTGGGQYTGGIVGYAKGTLSDNSNTGIVTGAAGSSDTGGIAGCTTRSIENCLNAGAVSGAENTGGIVGYFAGTGAYLVKECSSSAEATVTGTANVGGIAGYAADTLQNNTNHAAVTGLTNTGGIAGYAADTLRNNTNHAAVTGSTNTGGITGDSSALVEICLNDSDAAVAGEINAGGIAGHSSGIVSNCYNLAVMTGDTAVGGILGLAADENTKITGCFSYHPIQRNTVLYGGGSPVVTNSFYLADENSTYGRTEDTFLYGEAAWFLDGGEGARSNVWTQGENYPVFGTGTIYKLTLTQPATPCSAGSVTFTDLPAGDTRYAHCRFSGGTGGATYIYLPAGLPVTLNVQKNPGYNAYAPSFRPAREVSESEGVYTAALNNRDVNLTYEFLAPGPGGPGSSVWYNGGAGNAEGKFILSTAEDLKYLAALVNGTAGGLEDSFAGKTVELAGNISLSGIWTAIGTGDKPFKGTFAGNNHTISGLYVDSPNGGQGLFGHTSGGEIKDLVVIGSVYSDGDSVGGVAGSASGTALTNCTFGSAGQPATVTGGGSTGGIAGSATGAINNCVNNGTVNGNGDNTGGIAGNATGAINSSVNNGIVSGNGSNAGGIAGNATGALNSCANVGAVAAAAGYAGGITGKAAGALSSCANEGAVTGPVYIGGIAGSATSTITDCANRNPGVITGSGITLDQYVGGIAGYTSGAITGCTNAGPVSSNKNYIGGITGYTTSTVSSSDNEGAIDGASYIGGISGGTKGKTEDCANAGYIAGSNQYIGGIIGHSGGQMQNSVNTGTVSCSGTTEEQYVGGIAGSCGKSIIGCTNKGAVTGTQNYVGGIAGKFSSMDSIIITKCGNSEAVVGANYVGGIAGHATEDIQNCYNLGGIAATSGANAGGIAGCAESIIQYSFSYNTEADGLCGPGFFQPLHSYYCAEDSDNPASKNAEAFKYGEVAHLLDAGKSSGDKAWTQGEDYPVLKGADTPGAIYKMTLAEQAGSTTAAGSVRFTPPAAGSPYKIFTDDDGHAYTYLPASTATVSSVVPLDVTFNSGYDECRLIFSPEGIVNITDGEDGSVSYTITMPEAPASDDITLHYSFFAPPPGDIAWHTADPDAAEFTIDTYEELIGLTELVCGKRLDETPIAGGAVSFASKTIHLDANIAITSAFVPVGTPDNPFSGVFDGHDYAVSGLALDTIDDYQGLFGYTSGGEIKNLTVTGNIKSSGDYIGGLIGYAKNTAVTACRMANDADDSRVKGKNNVGGLVGYADGAIFTDCANAAAVGGSEYIGGIAGCAQETAITGCTSNAAVSGSEYIGGIAGCAQETAITGCTNNAAVSGSSSSSSVGGVGGIAGELTGSGNEITGCANTGPVSDIGTGSGVSTGGIAGETSANSKISDCRNQGTVSTTKSRAGGIAGDLSGTITRCGNTGAVTAHSQVGGIAGVNGGAISHSYNLGQITVFNTDSFTFAGGISGENSTDRAAVRYCYSLGSCSGDSLRMGAITGGMTDEDDTTNNNYNYANNTNCYYLSKGYTETPVDSAYAVAKDKKAFIGGEVAYLLDGGAESLRKGLWSQYRRTTGEDTEGYPVPADEANPVVYKATVRQAAYGSLALSPDYAYFNAGDPVSVTAAPESGYMLREVRVRAGHYEVDCARTGNVFTFAMPDDDIEISAEFVAGQAGTTHPVIFNANGGHFDASPPANTYETTVDAGETVAPPPAPPVRENMVFIGWYTKAGGGEKYNFTLSVTGPLTLYAHWKEEGQVIVTFDANGGKMEGDSTYEQIINTGGTVAEPADPSRDGGEIVSYAFDGWFTQRSGGTAWDFDTAVTDDLTLYAHWTATNNLAGGNSADNPFVIGSANVLEELRARVAAGESYADKFFALGGDLELPDAWTVIGPTSASAFQGAFEGNGYTVALNGAPLFGYVGENAELKNLNLTGSLDVTADNTGAAARYNYGTISGVVSHVDFSENDKENIGGIVGYNESNVLDCTNDGTVWGSKNVGGIVGNHSPKIMYIKIQDCVNNGQIRVKAGADKHIEGVGGIVGGIPYGNNHMYLEKCMNNAHLILTPSSTDNVQGVGGIVGNSKGVLEITECENAGNITVTAGTGSNITNIGGLVGYSTSANKIKIRNKSRNTGDITAEEARNVGGLGGEVATDSEESYNIGNITGKDRVGGLFGFLQGTSTKCFSTGDVAAVGGQASGLIGDCNNNLNVDDGIALLNCYSTGNISGTSAANGLINSTTQYAKIINCYWYGESITGDEVYGISNRINEDNANNYYGLRTADTGENPEGAGLHSAAEDGELTDPNDDKSDSASSKRMEPGQFASGEVAWRLDTGNEGTAEAPKTWTQNDEKGYPELGSPTYHRIITPPFILTNILSTVKFTNQDREKYNQGDAVTPLYAAAGSTVKVSATPPPSETKDGVTYTYTLEKIMVVHQNGEEEDITDAGQFELSGDAVVKAVFATEEEKEEEDNNDDDDDDDDDTEDPDKGGIGDGDGDGTGDGDSDGIGDGDGDGIGDGTGIGDGTGIDDGTGTGEGGDIGDGSSAGQSGDSDETVSSQSGAPATDGADITDSLVIARQADETTVAANTAEQEIDEGGSPAGGSPSAGGGEEEIKKEDEDAQLTVFEIVKDAVRNNPLTMALLSAVLLGIMGTAGYRRYKRHMGDM; encoded by the coding sequence ATGAAAAGGCGAAGGTTAAAGTTTATCTTAAGCATTATCCTGTGTATCAACCTGCTGCTGCCACAGATCATTATGCCGGTGTATGCGCATGGTTTTGCCGTCGGCGGCAGTGTGAACGGCAGCGTCTACGGAGACGGCGGCGACACCGTGGGCGGCGACGTATACGGAGATGAAGGAGGCGACTCCGTGGGCGACAGCGTATACGGAGGAGGCCTGGCAGGGATTGAGGGTCTTTCCACGGCAACGGCGGTCTACGGAGCTTGGTATCTTAACAATCCCGGGAACGCGGCTTTTACCATAGCCACCGCGGGAGAGCTGCGCTACCTGGCCGAACTGGTCAACGGCACGGCGGTTGACGGGGCAGGGAAAAAGCTTGACCCCGTGAACTTCTCCGGTAAGACCATTACCCTGGATCCCGACGGCGCTACGATTGATGTGTCGGGGGAAGCATGGACGCCCATCGGCATAAAGGACACGATCAACTTCAGAGGGAACTTTGACGGAAATAATAAAACGATCAGCGGGTTGACCATCGGCAGCGCCGACGCGCCCGCCGGCGATAATCAGGGGCTGTTCGGCTGTGCATACGCGCAAATTAAAAACCTGACAGTGGCGGGGACGGTATACGGCGGCAGCTATGTCGGCGGGATAGCGGGCTATGTTGGGGGGGGAAACCTCACCGGTTGCGTAAATAACGCGGCTGTGACGGGTACGGATAATGTCGGCGGCATCGTCGGCCAAACAGGGGGAAATATTGAAAAAAGCAGCAACTCCGGGACTATTGAAGGACAGGCCAATGTCGGCGGCATCGTTGGCAAGAAAACCGGCAATAGTGTTCTAAACTGCAGCAATTTCGGACCGGTCGAAGGCGCAAGCGCCGCAGGCAGTATAATCGGGCAAGCCGAGGCGAACGCCAAGCTTCAGTACTGCTTCTCTTACGTCTCCGGCGACGCCACCCCCTTGTGCGGCGGCGGGGCGGCTATAACCAACAGCTATTTTCTGGCCGCGGAAAACAGCGCATATGGCCGGACGGCGGAAGCCTTCCAATACGGCGAGGTCGCCTGCCTGCTGGACGGAGGCACGGAAGAACATAGAAATATTTGGACCCAGGGCGCGGATTACCCGGTTCTGAGCGACGACGGCAAGGACTCCTATTACAGGCTGCTTCTGGGTCAGCCGGCAGCGCCCTACGACCAGGGGACGGTAACCTTTGCCGATTTGCCGGCGGACAGCGACTATAAACTGTTTGACGGGCCGGATGGACAAAAGTACACGTATGTGCCGGACGGCACCTCCCTGGAACTAAATGTCCGGCGCGCCGCCGGGTATGACGAGTACCAATTGATCTTTACACCGGCCGGAGCGGTTACCGAGAAGGACGGAAAATATGAAGTAAAGATTAACGGCGGCAATATTAACCTGGAGTATAAATTTTCACAGCCGGCCGCAAGCAGCGTGGACTGGTATGTTGGGCAAACCGGCCCCTATACCATTGAGACGGAAGCCGACCTCCTGGGCCTGGCCCAATTAGTCAACGGCACGGCCACGGACGGGAGCGGGAATCCGCTCCGGGATGACTTTGCCGGCGAGACGGTTAATCTGCAGGGGAATATCACGGTTACCGGCAGTTGGACGCCAATCGGCGATTATTCAGCCGGCAGCGCCAACCAGTTTAAGGGAACCTTTGACGGCCAAAATAATACCATTGATTACGAACTGGGCAGCGCATTGAACCCGGTAAGCCAGGACTACCAGGGATTATTCGGCCGTACCAGCGGAGCCGCAATCAAGAACCTGACCGTTAACGGCCAGGTTTGCGGCAGCGGGCGCTATATCGGCGGTATCGTAGGTTACGCATACGGAACTTCCAGCGCCAACGGCACATTTGATAATTGCACCAACAGCGGAAACCTTTTCGGAGTAGATTCAAGCACCTATATCGGCGGGATAGCCGGTTATATAAGATACAGTACTGTCACCAATGCCGTCAACACCGGTACGGTGCGAGGAGCAGGCAATAACACGGGCGGGATTGCCGGATATCTCTTTTCCGGTACTTCTGTTACAGCAGCCACGAATGCGGGAAGTGTGGCAGGAAGCAGCAACGTGGGCGGGATCGCCGGTTACAGCTCAAGCTCCGCGACAGTAACCGGCAATAGTAATAGTAATGAGGGAACCGTCACCGGGACGGGCGATGATGTGGGCGGCATCGTCGGCAACGCCGGTGGCGCTGTCAACGACAGCGTGAACAAGGGGACTGTCGAAGGGGCGGGCGATGATGTGGGCGGCATCGCCGGCATCGCCGGAAGCGCCAGCGGAGCCGGCAGCGGAAATGAAAACAAGGGGAGCGTCACCGGCGGCGGGCAATATACCGGCGGCATCGTCGGCTATGCGAAAGGTACGCTCTCAGACAACTCCAACACCGGCATTGTCACCGGCGCCGCAGGGTCTTCCGATACGGGCGGCATCGCCGGCTGCACAACCCGCAGTATAGAAAATTGCCTGAACGCCGGCGCTGTTTCCGGCGCTGAAAATACCGGCGGCATTGTGGGCTATTTTGCCGGGACAGGCGCGTATCTCGTCAAAGAATGCAGCAGCAGCGCAGAGGCCACCGTAACAGGAACCGCGAACGTCGGCGGTATCGCCGGCTATGCCGCGGATACCCTGCAAAACAACACCAACCACGCGGCGGTAACCGGCTTAACCAACACCGGCGGCATCGCCGGCTATGCCGCGGATACCCTGCGGAACAACACCAACCACGCAGCAGTAACCGGCTCCACAAACACAGGCGGCATTACAGGCGATTCCAGCGCCCTGGTGGAAATCTGCCTCAACGACAGCGACGCGGCGGTGGCGGGAGAAATCAACGCCGGCGGCATTGCCGGGCATTCTTCCGGCATCGTCAGCAACTGCTATAATCTTGCCGTTATGACGGGCGATACCGCGGTGGGCGGCATCCTCGGCCTGGCCGCCGATGAAAACACAAAAATCACCGGCTGCTTCTCCTATCACCCCATTCAGAGGAACACCGTCTTATACGGCGGCGGCTCGCCCGTTGTTACCAACAGCTTCTATTTGGCCGATGAAAACAGCACCTACGGCCGAACAGAGGACACCTTCCTATACGGCGAAGCGGCCTGGTTCCTGGACGGCGGTGAAGGAGCCCGCAGCAATGTCTGGACCCAGGGCGAAAACTACCCTGTCTTCGGAACCGGTACAATTTATAAACTTACCTTAACCCAGCCGGCCACGCCCTGCAGCGCAGGCTCGGTAACCTTCACGGACCTGCCCGCCGGCGACACAAGGTACGCCCACTGCCGGTTTTCCGGCGGCACCGGCGGGGCCACGTACATCTATCTGCCGGCCGGACTGCCGGTCACCTTAAACGTACAAAAGAACCCGGGCTACAACGCATATGCCCCCTCCTTCCGGCCGGCCCGGGAAGTGTCGGAAAGCGAAGGCGTCTATACGGCGGCGCTAAACAACAGAGACGTCAATTTAACTTATGAATTTCTGGCGCCGGGCCCGGGCGGTCCGGGAAGCTCAGTCTGGTACAACGGCGGCGCGGGGAACGCCGAAGGTAAATTCATACTCTCCACGGCAGAAGACCTGAAATACCTGGCGGCCCTGGTCAACGGCACAGCCGGCGGTCTGGAAGACTCCTTTGCAGGCAAGACCGTGGAACTGGCCGGCAATATATCCTTAAGCGGAATTTGGACAGCCATCGGTACCGGGGATAAACCCTTTAAAGGCACATTTGCCGGGAACAACCATACCATCAGCGGCCTCTATGTGGACAGCCCCAATGGCGGCCAGGGCCTGTTCGGCCATACCAGCGGCGGCGAGATCAAAGACCTTGTGGTGATTGGGAGCGTCTACAGCGATGGGGATTCCGTGGGCGGCGTCGCCGGCAGCGCCTCCGGCACAGCCTTAACCAATTGCACATTCGGCAGCGCCGGCCAGCCGGCAACAGTAACCGGCGGCGGCAGCACCGGCGGCATTGCCGGCAGCGCCACGGGCGCCATTAACAACTGCGTCAATAACGGCACAGTTAACGGAAACGGGGACAACACCGGCGGCATCGCCGGCAACGCCACGGGCGCCATCAACAGCTCCGTCAATAACGGCATAGTTAGCGGGAACGGCAGCAACGCCGGCGGCATCGCCGGCAACGCCACGGGCGCGCTCAACAGCTGCGCCAATGTCGGCGCCGTTGCCGCCGCTGCCGGTTATGCCGGCGGCATTACCGGCAAAGCGGCGGGGGCGCTCAGCAGCTGCGCCAATGAAGGCGCGGTGACGGGACCCGTTTATATCGGCGGTATAGCAGGCAGCGCAACCAGCACAATTACCGATTGCGCCAATCGCAACCCGGGGGTGATTACCGGCAGCGGCATTACACTCGACCAGTATGTGGGCGGTATAGCCGGCTATACCTCTGGGGCCATTACAGGCTGCACAAACGCCGGCCCCGTTAGCAGCAATAAAAATTATATCGGCGGCATCACCGGCTATACCACATCGACCGTAAGCAGCAGCGATAATGAAGGAGCGATCGACGGCGCAAGCTATATCGGAGGCATTTCAGGCGGTACAAAGGGTAAAACTGAAGACTGCGCGAATGCAGGTTATATTGCCGGCAGCAATCAATATATTGGCGGCATTATAGGGCATAGTGGAGGACAGATGCAAAACTCTGTCAACACGGGAACGGTCAGTTGCAGCGGAACTACTGAAGAACAATATGTGGGGGGTATTGCAGGCTCTTGTGGCAAATCCATTATAGGGTGCACAAATAAGGGCGCTGTAACAGGCACCCAAAATTACGTGGGGGGTATTGCAGGTAAATTCAGCAGCATGGATTCTATAATCATCACGAAATGCGGCAACTCGGAAGCTGTCGTCGGCGCAAATTATGTCGGCGGCATAGCGGGTCATGCCACAGAAGATATTCAAAACTGCTATAATCTCGGCGGTATCGCCGCAACTTCAGGAGCCAACGCGGGCGGTATTGCCGGGTGTGCTGAAAGCATTATCCAATATAGTTTTTCCTATAACACCGAGGCCGACGGCCTATGCGGTCCCGGTTTCTTCCAGCCGCTACACTCGTATTACTGCGCGGAGGACAGCGACAATCCGGCCAGCAAAAACGCGGAGGCGTTCAAGTACGGCGAGGTGGCCCACCTTTTGGACGCCGGCAAAAGCAGCGGCGACAAGGCCTGGACCCAGGGGGAGGATTATCCCGTTCTGAAGGGCGCCGATACGCCGGGAGCGATCTATAAAATGACGCTGGCGGAACAAGCCGGCAGCACAACGGCGGCGGGCTCCGTACGTTTTACCCCGCCCGCGGCGGGCAGTCCGTACAAGATATTTACCGACGACGACGGCCATGCATACACCTACCTGCCCGCCAGTACGGCAACAGTAAGCTCCGTGGTCCCCCTGGACGTCACCTTCAACAGCGGTTACGACGAATGCCGGCTTATCTTCTCGCCCGAGGGGATCGTCAATATAACAGACGGGGAAGACGGGTCCGTCAGCTATACGATAACCATGCCGGAAGCGCCGGCCAGCGACGACATCACCCTTCACTATTCATTCTTCGCGCCGCCGCCCGGCGATATTGCCTGGCACACGGCGGACCCGGACGCGGCTGAATTCACTATTGACACCTATGAGGAGCTGATCGGGCTCACCGAACTGGTGTGCGGCAAGCGGCTGGACGAAACGCCAATCGCCGGCGGCGCCGTCAGCTTTGCCAGCAAGACGATTCATCTGGACGCAAATATTGCAATCACCTCCGCTTTTGTGCCGGTGGGAACCCCCGACAATCCTTTCAGCGGGGTGTTCGACGGCCATGACTATGCTGTCTCGGGCCTGGCGCTGGACACGATTGATGATTACCAGGGGCTGTTCGGCTATACCAGCGGCGGGGAAATCAAAAACCTGACCGTCACCGGCAACATCAAGAGCAGCGGCGATTACATCGGCGGCCTTATCGGCTATGCCAAAAACACCGCGGTTACCGCCTGCCGGATGGCAAACGACGCGGACGACAGCAGGGTCAAGGGGAAAAATAACGTGGGCGGCCTCGTCGGCTATGCGGACGGCGCGATATTCACCGATTGCGCAAACGCGGCAGCAGTCGGCGGCTCGGAGTACATCGGCGGCATAGCAGGCTGTGCCCAGGAAACAGCAATAACCGGCTGCACAAGCAACGCCGCAGTCAGCGGCTCGGAGTACATCGGCGGTATAGCAGGCTGTGCCCAGGAAACAGCAATAACCGGCTGCACAAACAACGCCGCAGTCAGCGGCTCGTCGTCCAGCAGCAGTGTCGGCGGTGTCGGCGGTATCGCAGGGGAGCTGACGGGCAGCGGCAACGAAATAACAGGCTGCGCCAACACCGGCCCGGTATCCGACATCGGCACCGGCAGCGGAGTGAGTACCGGCGGCATTGCCGGAGAAACCTCGGCAAACAGTAAAATAAGCGATTGCCGGAACCAGGGAACTGTCAGCACGACTAAAAGTAGGGCCGGCGGCATCGCCGGTGATCTTTCGGGAACCATAACCCGCTGCGGCAACACGGGCGCCGTCACGGCACACAGCCAGGTAGGGGGCATCGCCGGAGTCAACGGTGGCGCAATCAGCCATTCCTACAATCTGGGTCAAATAACCGTGTTTAACACAGACTCATTTACATTTGCAGGCGGTATTTCCGGCGAAAACAGTACGGACCGGGCAGCGGTCCGCTATTGCTACAGCCTGGGGTCTTGTTCCGGCGATTCGCTTAGAATGGGGGCCATTACCGGCGGGATGACGGATGAAGACGACACTACTAATAATAACTATAACTATGCCAACAACACCAACTGCTATTATTTAAGCAAGGGCTACACGGAAACTCCCGTAGACAGCGCATACGCTGTTGCCAAAGACAAAAAGGCCTTTATCGGCGGCGAAGTGGCCTACTTGCTGGACGGCGGCGCCGAATCCCTGCGCAAAGGGCTCTGGAGTCAGTACCGCCGGACAACGGGAGAAGATACCGAAGGATATCCGGTCCCGGCCGATGAAGCCAACCCCGTGGTCTACAAGGCGACAGTCCGGCAGGCGGCTTACGGCAGCCTTGCGCTCAGCCCCGACTACGCCTATTTCAACGCCGGCGATCCGGTCTCGGTAACGGCAGCCCCGGAATCCGGGTACATGCTGCGGGAGGTTCGGGTCCGGGCCGGCCATTACGAGGTTGACTGCGCCAGAACAGGTAATGTTTTCACCTTTGCCATGCCGGATGATGATATTGAGATTTCGGCGGAATTCGTAGCCGGCCAGGCAGGCACAACCCATCCGGTCATCTTTAACGCCAACGGCGGCCATTTTGATGCCTCCCCGCCCGCAAATACGTATGAGACAACCGTAGACGCGGGAGAGACGGTGGCTCCGCCACCCGCTCCTCCGGTCCGTGAGAACATGGTGTTTATAGGCTGGTACACCAAGGCCGGCGGCGGGGAAAAATATAACTTTACGCTATCCGTCACCGGACCGCTTACGCTTTACGCCCATTGGAAGGAAGAGGGCCAAGTGATCGTCACCTTTGACGCCAACGGCGGAAAAATGGAAGGGGACAGCACCTATGAGCAGATCATCAATACCGGCGGCACCGTTGCCGAGCCCGCCGACCCGTCCCGCGACGGCGGCGAGATCGTCTCCTATGCCTTTGACGGGTGGTTTACGCAAAGGAGCGGCGGGACCGCCTGGGATTTTGACACCGCTGTCACCGACGACCTGACCCTGTATGCCCATTGGACGGCAACAAATAATTTGGCCGGCGGCAATTCCGCAGACAACCCGTTTGTCATCGGCAGCGCCAATGTTCTGGAAGAACTCCGGGCCAGAGTGGCGGCCGGCGAAAGCTATGCAGATAAGTTCTTTGCTCTCGGCGGCGATCTGGAGCTTCCCGACGCTTGGACGGTCATCGGTCCCACGTCCGCTTCGGCATTTCAGGGGGCTTTTGAAGGCAATGGGTATACCGTTGCCCTGAACGGCGCCCCCCTGTTCGGTTACGTCGGCGAAAATGCGGAGCTCAAGAACCTCAATCTCACCGGCAGCCTTGACGTCACCGCAGACAACACAGGCGCGGCGGCCCGGTACAATTACGGAACCATTTCCGGCGTAGTCTCCCACGTGGACTTCAGCGAGAACGACAAGGAAAATATCGGCGGTATTGTGGGCTATAACGAAAGCAATGTGCTTGACTGCACCAACGACGGCACTGTTTGGGGAAGCAAGAATGTCGGGGGCATTGTGGGAAATCATTCACCTAAGATTATGTATATTAAAATTCAGGATTGTGTAAACAACGGCCAGATCCGGGTAAAGGCGGGCGCAGATAAACATATTGAGGGCGTGGGCGGAATTGTCGGCGGTATACCATATGGTAATAACCATATGTATCTTGAGAAATGCATGAATAACGCCCATTTAATACTGACGCCAAGCTCGACAGATAATGTTCAAGGGGTCGGCGGGATTGTCGGTAACAGCAAAGGCGTGTTAGAAATTACCGAATGTGAAAACGCGGGCAATATTACGGTTACGGCAGGAACCGGAAGCAATATCACCAATATCGGCGGCTTGGTTGGCTATAGTACGTCAGCTAATAAAATCAAGATTCGGAATAAGAGCCGCAATACCGGCGATATCACAGCGGAGGAGGCCAGAAATGTCGGCGGTTTGGGTGGAGAGGTAGCTACTGATTCAGAAGAGTCATATAACATTGGTAATATCACCGGCAAAGATCGAGTCGGCGGATTATTCGGTTTTTTGCAAGGGACATCTACAAAATGCTTCAGCACGGGGGATGTTGCGGCCGTCGGCGGACAGGCCTCGGGGCTGATCGGAGATTGCAACAATAACTTAAACGTAGATGATGGAATTGCTTTGCTCAATTGCTACAGTACCGGCAATATCAGCGGCACGAGCGCAGCCAATGGCTTGATAAATAGTACAACTCAATACGCAAAAATTATCAACTGCTACTGGTACGGAGAATCCATCACCGGCGATGAGGTCTACGGCATAAGCAATCGGATAAACGAAGACAACGCTAACAACTATTATGGTCTCCGGACGGCGGATACCGGCGAAAACCCGGAGGGAGCGGGCCTCCATAGCGCCGCCGAGGATGGCGAACTGACGGACCCCAATGACGATAAATCGGACTCAGCCTCCTCCAAACGTATGGAACCCGGCCAATTCGCCAGCGGCGAAGTCGCCTGGCGCCTGGACACCGGCAACGAAGGCACGGCGGAAGCGCCGAAAACGTGGACCCAGAACGATGAGAAGGGTTATCCGGAGTTGGGCTCGCCCACTTATCACCGAATAATAACACCACCGTTTATCTTAACTAATATATTAAGTACGGTTAAATTCACCAACCAGGACCGGGAGAAATACAATCAGGGCGACGCTGTAACACCGCTTTACGCCGCGGCGGGGTCAACGGTTAAAGTATCGGCAACCCCACCTCCTTCTGAAACCAAAGACGGGGTAACGTATACCTATACGCTTGAAAAAATTATGGTTGTCCACCAGAATGGAGAAGAAGAAGATATCACCGACGCCGGGCAATTCGAACTTAGCGGCGACGCTGTCGTTAAAGCTGTATTCGCTACGGAAGAGGAGAAAGAAGAAGAGGACAACAACGATGATGATGACGACGATGACGATGACACCGAAGATCCGGACAAGGGCGGCATAGGCGACGGTGACGGCGACGGCACGGGCGATGGCGATAGCGACGGCATAGGCGACGGTGATGGAGACGGCATAGGCGACGGCACCGGCATAGGCGACGGCACCGGCATAGATGACGGTACGGGCACAGGCGAAGGCGGTGACATAGGCGACGGAAGCAGCGCCGGCCAGAGCGGCGACTCGGATGAGACCGTATCGAGCCAGTCGGGAGCGCCGGCAACGGACGGCGCGGATATCACGGATTCCCTGGTCATCGCCCGGCAGGCCGATGAAACCACCGTGGCAGCAAATACGGCGGAACAGGAAATTGACGAAGGCGGCTCGCCGGCGGGCGGATCTCCGAGTGCCGGCGGGGGAGAAGAGGAAATAAAGAAAGAAGACGAGGACGCGCAATTAACCGTATTTGAAATCGTCAAAGACGCGGTGCGCAATAATCCGCTGACCATGGCACTGCTGTCCGCCGTGCTTCTGGGCATTATGGGTACCGCGGGCTACCGCCGTTACAAGAGGCATATGGGGGATATGTAA